In a single window of the Sphingosinicella microcystinivorans genome:
- a CDS encoding HD domain-containing protein: MKAAFAFALLAAVAAAPAHAGPVRTVTVYKGDFATVNSFVFSNGTSLVVMDVQRKANEARRLAAMIKAMKLPLTHVLISHGHTDHFTGMAVFREEFPDAKIVVANEDIKADIKRYAIYMDTGGETGAEPPLDPALKPKTPERPDGFDYERNIAVLNAPTLEMVGGGTLELSTDYMRAETPFITTVYSPDLNALFLSDFGYNGVHFWMGDDISREDLKNWRAELVALKARYAKLKPKIYPGHGDPADMRIFDPSVRYIDDFLAVTETAKSPEEAMGKMIALYPGYKEADFFLKYSAMEHVPGRPSSVGHRAEAAWRAKVRELAAKEFRNPAWGYSHSVRDYVLAQQLARADGVRLDDDVMFAAAYLHDMAAFPKWAAEGTDHADRAAAIVDTILKDSGFPERKLDAVREAIRTHMYDREPKTPEALYLHDADALDWLGAVGVARVMALVDPQGGKPEGPDVVKMLEANLANVPARVLSPAGKALLPERKAELETFLRDLRHQTEDYSTL; encoded by the coding sequence GTGAAGGCGGCGTTCGCCTTCGCGCTGCTCGCCGCGGTCGCGGCGGCGCCCGCGCACGCCGGGCCGGTGCGGACGGTCACGGTCTACAAGGGCGATTTCGCCACGGTGAACTCGTTCGTCTTCTCGAACGGCACGTCGCTCGTGGTGATGGACGTGCAGCGCAAGGCGAACGAGGCGCGTAGGCTCGCCGCCATGATCAAGGCGATGAAGCTGCCGCTGACGCACGTCCTCATCAGCCACGGCCATACCGACCATTTCACCGGCATGGCGGTGTTCCGCGAGGAATTCCCGGACGCGAAGATCGTCGTCGCGAACGAGGACATCAAGGCCGACATCAAGCGCTACGCGATCTACATGGACACGGGCGGCGAGACCGGCGCCGAGCCGCCGCTCGACCCCGCGCTGAAGCCGAAGACGCCGGAGCGCCCGGACGGCTTCGACTATGAACGCAACATCGCGGTTCTGAACGCGCCGACGCTGGAGATGGTCGGCGGCGGGACGCTCGAACTTTCCACCGACTACATGCGCGCGGAAACGCCTTTCATCACCACCGTCTACAGCCCCGATCTCAACGCGCTGTTCCTTTCGGATTTCGGCTACAACGGCGTCCATTTCTGGATGGGCGACGACATCAGCCGCGAGGACCTGAAGAACTGGCGCGCCGAGCTCGTCGCGCTGAAGGCGCGCTACGCGAAGCTCAAGCCCAAAATCTATCCCGGCCACGGCGACCCCGCCGACATGCGCATCTTCGATCCGTCGGTGCGCTACATCGACGATTTCCTCGCCGTGACCGAAACCGCCAAATCGCCGGAAGAAGCGATGGGGAAGATGATCGCGCTTTACCCGGGTTACAAGGAGGCCGACTTCTTCCTGAAATACAGCGCCATGGAGCATGTGCCGGGCCGCCCTTCGAGCGTCGGCCACCGGGCGGAGGCGGCATGGCGCGCGAAGGTGCGCGAACTGGCGGCCAAGGAATTCCGCAATCCCGCGTGGGGCTATTCGCACAGCGTGCGGGATTATGTGCTGGCGCAGCAGCTCGCCCGCGCGGACGGCGTCCGGCTGGACGACGACGTGATGTTCGCCGCCGCTTACCTCCACGACATGGCGGCGTTCCCGAAATGGGCCGCGGAGGGCACCGACCATGCCGACCGCGCCGCCGCGATCGTCGACACGATCCTGAAAGACAGCGGCTTTCCCGAGCGCAAGCTGGACGCCGTGCGCGAGGCGATCCGCACCCACATGTACGACCGCGAGCCGAAGACGCCGGAAGCGCTCTACCTGCACGATGCCGATGCGCTCGACTGGCTCGGCGCGGTGGGCGTGGCGCGCGTGATGGCGCTCGTCGATCCGCAGGGCGGCAAGCCCGAAGGGCCGGACGTGGTGAAGATGCTGGAGGCCAATCTCGCGAACGTGCCCGCGCGGGTATTGTCGCCCGCGGGCAAGGCGCTGCTGCCGGAACGCAAGGCCGAGCTGGAAACCTTCCTCCGCGATCTGCGCCATCAGACGGAAGACTATTCGACACTTTAG
- a CDS encoding amidohydrolase, with amino-acid sequence MLKTIAGSVLALSVIGGAAAAEAPADTILLNGDVRTPSGWAQAVAIRDGVIVAVGDAKAAEAYRGPGSVVVDLNGAAVLPGLHDMHVHSHFAGLEQFACGFAYGAKPAAIAARVKECVKAAKPGDWIVGGNWVGAVFKKGEQTRAFLDKVAPNNPVLLSDESHHSIWANSKALEVAGVTRDTKDPAGGIIERDAKGDPTGVFRETATELVEKAVPAPSEELNRKALALSTAQMLSFGITSFTEATVRDSNMKTISDLSGEGVVKQRVRGCIVWTPGDAAGDRLIETRALYAKPRFKTDCVKIFMDGVPIESHTAAMLEPYKGVSNTDPANKGILLIPQPVLDEAVARFDRMGLHVKFHAVGDGAVRSAISAAEHARKVNGWAGSAHDIGHTTFADLADIPRVRDLHLTWEFSPYIWYPTPITDTDIRRAVGDEMMKRLIPIREAVASGANVVAGSDWSVVPSVNPWLAIETMVTRQSPGGGGAVIAPDERVTLDEAFRIFTENSAALMGTRDLVGSIEPGMRADVIVTERNPWKVPVTEIHATKVRMTFIDGEKVYDAANPPKLTAD; translated from the coding sequence ATGCTGAAGACGATTGCAGGGAGCGTGCTTGCCCTTTCGGTGATCGGCGGCGCGGCGGCAGCGGAAGCCCCGGCGGACACGATCCTGCTGAACGGCGACGTGCGCACCCCGTCCGGCTGGGCGCAGGCGGTCGCGATCCGGGACGGCGTGATCGTCGCGGTCGGCGATGCGAAGGCGGCGGAAGCGTATCGCGGGCCGGGTTCGGTCGTCGTCGATCTGAACGGCGCGGCGGTGCTGCCCGGCCTCCACGACATGCACGTCCACAGCCATTTCGCGGGGCTCGAGCAGTTCGCGTGCGGCTTCGCCTATGGTGCGAAGCCCGCCGCCATCGCCGCGCGCGTCAAGGAGTGCGTGAAGGCCGCGAAGCCGGGCGACTGGATCGTCGGCGGCAACTGGGTCGGCGCGGTGTTCAAAAAGGGCGAGCAGACGCGCGCCTTCCTCGACAAGGTCGCGCCGAACAATCCCGTGCTGCTTTCGGACGAATCGCACCACAGCATCTGGGCGAATTCGAAGGCGCTGGAGGTCGCGGGCGTGACGCGCGACACGAAGGACCCGGCGGGCGGCATCATCGAGCGCGATGCGAAGGGCGATCCCACGGGCGTGTTCCGCGAAACGGCGACGGAGCTTGTCGAGAAGGCCGTGCCCGCGCCGAGCGAGGAGCTGAACCGCAAGGCGCTGGCGCTTTCGACGGCGCAGATGCTGTCGTTCGGGATCACCTCGTTCACCGAGGCGACGGTCCGCGACAGCAACATGAAGACGATCTCCGACCTTTCCGGCGAAGGCGTCGTCAAGCAGCGCGTGCGCGGGTGCATCGTGTGGACGCCGGGCGATGCCGCGGGCGACCGCCTGATCGAGACGCGCGCCCTCTATGCGAAACCGCGCTTCAAGACGGACTGCGTGAAGATCTTCATGGACGGCGTGCCGATCGAGAGCCACACCGCCGCGATGCTCGAACCCTACAAGGGCGTGTCGAACACCGATCCCGCCAACAAGGGCATATTGCTGATCCCGCAGCCGGTTCTCGACGAGGCGGTCGCGCGGTTCGATCGCATGGGGTTGCACGTGAAGTTCCACGCGGTCGGCGACGGCGCGGTGCGCTCGGCGATTTCCGCTGCCGAACATGCGCGCAAGGTGAACGGCTGGGCGGGCTCCGCGCACGATATCGGCCACACGACCTTCGCCGATCTCGCCGACATCCCGCGCGTGCGCGACCTGCACCTGACATGGGAGTTCTCGCCCTACATCTGGTATCCGACGCCGATCACCGACACGGATATCCGCCGCGCGGTGGGCGACGAGATGATGAAGCGGCTGATCCCGATCCGGGAGGCGGTGGCGAGCGGCGCGAACGTCGTCGCGGGGTCGGACTGGTCGGTGGTGCCGTCGGTCAACCCGTGGCTCGCCATCGAGACGATGGTGACGCGCCAGTCGCCGGGCGGCGGCGGCGCGGTGATCGCGCCGGACGAGCGCGTGACGCTCGACGAGGCGTTCCGCATCTTCACGGAGAATTCGGCGGCGCTGATGGGCACGCGCGATCTCGTGGGGTCGATCGAGCCGGGAATGCGCGCCGACGTCATCGTCACCGAAAGGAATCCGTGGAA